GCTGGGAGGTAGCAGctcctctccctgcagccctctCTGGCCAAGTGCTGAGCAGGAGAGCACATGGGCCTCCAGGTGAGGGGCTCggccttcccctgcccctccgcGGCCCCACGCCCTTTCTTCAGTGGTCTAAGAGCTATTTCCGCACTTTCAAGGCTCATCAGGATTAAGTATTAATCATTATTAATTCTTGTGTGATGGGGAGACTACCACAGCAGGCCCTGGAAGACCCACTGTGAGGGCACTTCTCCACAGGACTGTTTCAGGGTCAGATAAGTTAACATCTCCGTGAGTgctttaaagattgattgattgattgattgattggggggggcgggcagaaggaaaggggagagaaagaggaagaatctcaagcggactccccgctgagtgctgagccccacatggggctccatctcatgacctgagccaaagccaagagtcggacacttaaccgactgagccacccaggcgcccccgtgagtgctttataaactgtaaagctCTTCATAGATGCCACGGAGGCTTTTTGCTTCATTTCTGTTGTTGCATTTCTGACCTTGTATTGAAGTGTGCCCCACACCATGGGGTGAAGGAAAGGACACTTGTTCGACTGTCTTTTGGTAGTTCTGGGAAAAGGCCCAAGAGGTGGGAATTGAAATTCTGGTTCAAAAAGtcttccttggggcgcctgggtggctcagttggttaagcggctgtcttcggctcaggtcatgatcctggagtcccgggatcgagtcccgcgtcgggctccctgctcagcagagagtcagtctgcttctccctctgaccctcccccctctcgtgctctctcattctcaaataaataaataaaatcttttttaaaaaagtcttccttGGCTACCCATGGGTTCAGTGCATACTGCCATGTCACCGAGGAGCTGACTCCTAGACCACAGTTCCCTTCTTTGTATCTCTGGGGGAGCAGTTGCCTAAGAATGTTGTTTCCCTTTCTCACCTCAGAAATACCAGGAGGAAATGTTGTAAACAGGCCTGATGGGGGCTGCTTCTGGAGATGTGTTGTAAGCCTCTTGCAAGGATGAGTCTGGGGAAGAGCTTTCCCTGCCATGGGGCGTTTCCTCAGGGGTGGCCAGACTatggggaggagaggaaccaTTGCTAGAACAAGGGACATGGGGGGAACCCCTAGTCACCATGCTGGGGGTCCTGGCTGGGTCAGTGCTGCAGAATATTCGTGACCCCAGCTGACTGCACAGATACAATCTCATTCAATCCCTGCTGCACAGACcccttttacagaggaagaaactgagtttCGGAGGCCTTAGTAACTTTCCCAGATCTCACAGCTGTTGATGGCAGACCTGGGAGTCACACTGAGCGGCTCCTCACAGCCCGGTGTCCTGTGAAGGTCCTGAAGCATCTGGCAACTGCCTCCGACTGCCCTCCCTGACCGTCTGTCCTGGGTCAGGGGTGGGACAGCACTCCTTCAGATGCCCCTGGGAATTGGTCCCTATTTCTCTTCCAAAAGAGCTgctccagtgttttttttttttttctttcagggtcTCATCGTGAAAAATATGGTAATGACACCAAATACACAGGTCAGTATTTCCtggtgtgggtggggtgggttcGGTGAGTGTTGCTGTCAAAGGCATGATGGAAGGTTCTCTTGAGACACAGGGGTGGGTTGCCTTCTGCAGTTTAACTCCTGATTTCCTTCAGGAGACCTCAGCTTGGAGGACCCACCTTCTAGGACCCCCACACAGAGAGAACCACAAATGGCAAGGCTGGGATACCATTTTTGAAATCACTTGgacaaggaaaggaagggaagggtaCCATCTTTGATGAAAAGAGGTCCTACCTATAACAGATATTTGTATTCCATAGAGAGGCCTTTGTgcctattttgctttttaattacaaTAATTAAAGTATAGGCTCAAGGCCAGAtaggaatcttgagaaagaaatgcACTCTCCCAGAAGGCACCACATGGTAATTCTTTTCAGGCAGCCAGAACGGGTGAAAGAGCAACATCTGGCTTATTCCAAGGCCTCGGTTGCATTACTTAGACTAGGGAACCGGTGTCTGCCTGGTCCAGACGCCCCCTGGGCTGTCTGAGGATCAGCCCAGGTACACACCCAAACCTGGGGGCCTGGCTTTCCTTGTTTCCCTCAGATGTCCTGCCCGAGACCAGCCTGACCCCTCCACCCCTGAAGCCCAGGAAGGTCTGGATTGTCTACTCTGCCGACCACCCTCTCTACGTGGACGTGGTCCTGAAGTTCGCCCAGTTCCTGCTCACCGTCTGTGGCACCGAGGTGGCCCTCgacctgctggaggagcaggtcATCTCAGAGGTGGGGGTCATGACCTGGGTGGGCCGCCAGAAGCAGGAGATGGTGGAGACCAACTCCAAGATCATCATCCTGTGCTCCCGAGGCACCCGGGCCAAGTGGCAGGCCATCCTCGGCTGGGAGGAGCCGGCTGTCCAGCTCCGGTGTGACCGCTGGAAGCCCGCAGGTGACCTTTTCACTGCAGCCATGAACATGATCCTACCAGACTTCAAGAAGCCAGCCTGCTTCGGCACCTACATTGTCTGCTACTTCCGTGACATCAGTAGTGAGAGTGATATCCCCGACCTCTTCAACATCACTTCCAGGTACCCACTCATGGACAGGTTTGAGGAAGTTTACTTCCGGATCCAGGACCTGGAGATGTTTGAACCTGGCCGGATGCACCGCGTTGGGGAGCTCACAGGTGAGAACTACCTGCAGAACCCGAGCGGCTGGCAGCTCAAGGAGGCCGTGGAGAGGTTCCGGGAGTGGCAAGTCCAGTGCCCAGACTGGTTTGAGCGCGAGAACCTTTGCTCAGCGGATGACCAGGACTTCCCGTCCCTGGACGAAGAGGTGTTTGAAGAGCCCCTGCTGCCACCAGTAAGAGGGATCATCAAGCAGAAACCCCTGGTGCACGAACCCACCTCTGAGGGCTGCCTGGTGGGAGATCTGCTTGTcagtgaggaaggaagagggcTGTCAAGACTGGAACCTCAACTCCAGCCCCAAGGAGAGCTGGCAGCCCAGGCCCTCCAAACCGCAGTGCTCCTAGTGGACGAGGtcccttcggctcaggccgtggAACCCGTCCCTCCAGCCGTTGAGAGCAGCACAGTGGGCCGGCTGGCCGTGGTCGGGGGCGACGAGGCCTGCCCGCTGCTGGAGGGCTGCGGCCCGCGGCGGAACAGTGTCCTCTGCCTCCCTGTGGACTCAGAGGCCCCGCCTCTCTGCAGCACCCCAGTGGCATCTCCCAACTACGTCCCAGAAGATGTAAGGCAGCAGCTCGAAGGCTTGATGTTCTCACTCTTCCAGCAGAGTCTGAGCTGCCAGGCCCAGGAGGGCTGGGACAGAGCTGCAGTGGCCCTCAAAGACCTCTGCACGCCCTATGAGGGGGAGCAGCGGCAGTCCGTGCAGTCCGACCAGGGCTATATCTCCAGGAGCTCCCCACAGCCCCCTGAAGGACTTACGGaaatggaggaagaggaagaagaacaggACCTGGGGACATCGGCCAAGCAGCTCTCTGCTGAGGACCTAGAGAGCCTGAGAAGCCTCCAGAGACGGCTCTTCTTCCAAGAGCTTCAGAAGAACTCCGGCTGGGGCGGTGTGGAGCCAGAGGAGCCTTAGGGCCCCCCTAGCCCCAGGGTGTTAGGGAAGGGCGGCATGTGTACACGAGCGCACATGTGTCTGTATATATGCCTATGTTCCTGTGTGAAGTGTTTGCCTTTAAATGTGGACCTCTTGAGCCCTGGGCATTGCCCTGAATTTTCTTCCTCTGAGCCTGTGGTCGCGTTCTGTCCCAGCAAGAATCCACAGCCCATCCCCGGGAGCCAGCCACAGAGCATCCCTGAGCCTCCATCGTGCAGTCATTCGGTCATCCAGCATTTATTTTGCACCTCTCATGTGCCAAGCATCTGAGATACAAAGATCAATTGCACAGGGGCTCTGGCCACCAAGGGGCTTAACGTCTGGTGGGAGCAACAGATTAGCAAACGGGACGGTCCTGTGCGATGGAAAGGCTTAGTAGAGGTCTGCCCAGGGCTGTGAAAGTACACAGAAGGAGCAGCTGGGCCCAGAGACCGTGGTTGGAGAGGGCAGCGGTCCCCGGGGCAGGGGCAGCATgtggggtgagggctggggccAGTGAGCCTGGAGCGGGAGGAGGGGGCAGCCGGAGCCTGGGCTGCAGAAGGGCTTGTGGGCTAGGCTGGGGGGTTGGGACATTAGCCCGGTGGCCTGGCATTCCTTTGACAGGGTGAGCTGCTGCCCTGCAGAGGAGGGGCCTGAGGACCAAACGTACCCGAAAGCCACCTCAGACCATCTTTGGAAAGAGACAGGATAGTAATGTGTGATGAGAACCTTAAAAGCATTCAGCAGGAAGAAAAGCCTGGAATCCTGAGCTCCCATTTTGGCCCTCAGTCAGTGGGAGAGCCACTGCAGAGGAGTCTTCCAGGGTCGCATGGCCAGGCCCCTGGGCAGCAGCACCCCGCCCCCGAGCTCAGGAGGCCCCAGAGCTGGGGGCCCAAGCCTGAGTGTGAGATATGGAGGGCACCcggcagggtgggcagaggggcgcAGGGTGGGAATGAGAGGCACACAGGGCCTGGCAGGCCTCTCTGGGGTGGAGAGGAAAACAGGCCACTCTGTACTTAAAAGTCTGAGGTTCAAAGACAGTATTCAAGGAGAGATGCTAAGGCTCAGTGCTGGAAGACATTGTGCCTGAAGTGCCTTCTCGGGAGGAACTGAAGGCTTCTGGCTGTCCGGGGTCCTGGCGAGCACGCTGGGATGCTGTCTGCCCCTGGACTCAGGTGAGCTCATTGCCTGGACTCGAGCCCTCAGCTGGCACCAAGCTCCCAGTGAAGGGGTGAGGACTCAGGCAGGTAATGGGAAACCGtcacaggctgtgtgtgtgtgtgacacacacgTGCGTCCTGTGCACAGAAGGGAGATGGTCAATAAAAGATTTGTCCAGCCTGGTAGTTCTGTTGAGTCACGTGTTGCTACAGGCCGAATGCCTGGCTGTGAGTCCTTTCAGTCGTGCGATTTCCCCGAGCAGCCGCAGGGGCAGCGGGTCGAAGGCCCGGACTGTGTGTGGCCCATACACAGCCCCACAGTAGCGAAGGAACAGGGAGGCAGAGCCGCACACAGGGTGTCTGTATCCCCCCCCAAATACTTGACAACTCATCCTCAGTGTGGTGGCAGCGGAGGTACAGGTGATCAGGTCGTGAGGATGCAGCCCCAGAGAGCTCCGTGCACCCCCTGCCTCGTGAGGGCGTGGCGAGATGGTCATTTGTGAGCGGGGCTGCAAGCACACACCCAGTCTGCCGGCTCCCCGGTCTTGGACTTGGCCGGCCGCTGGAGCTGTGAGCAGTGTGTGTGTAAGCCGTCCGGTCTTTGGTGTTCTGTGCCCTCAGCCCTCCCAGGtggagacagcaagaaagggagcTGCGTTCTCCTGGCCACCAGCCTCTCAGGCTCCGTCTCCCCTCCAGTTGGCTGGCAGTGGGCATCCCTGGGGCCAGATGCCCACCAAGCTTTCTGTGACGTTGCCCCAGCTTCCAGGAAGCACTGACTCAATGCCCAGGGTGTGGAACGCCATGGTGGACTCTTCCTGGCTGGGGCCAGGCTTGACACGCCAGCAGCATGGCCCCAGCCAGTGTAGCCCTGGTGCCCAGAAGCATACTTTCCATTTGGATTGTGTTCCCCACAAGCCTTGAATTCTAGTTCTGCTGGCCTTTGAGGCCACATGTCCTCAGCCTTGCTCGCTGTGCTCCCCTTCTCTCGGGCTGCTGCCTGTTCTCCtgacaactttattgagatacagtgCACATACCGTGTCATTCACAGCTGACCCTACGCAGTTCAATGGCTTTAAAGAGTTCAGAGCTCAGCAACCATCAacataatcaattttagaaattgttcttattccaaaaagaaatccggcacccttttttttttttttttgaagattttattcgtttatttgagagaacgagagcgtacaagcagggtgaggagcagaggcagaagcgggcttcccacggagcagggagcctgatgtgggactcgatcccaggaccttgggatcatgacctgagccgaaggcagatgcttaaccaactgagccacccaggtgccccgaaatccAGCACCCTTTAATCCTTACCCCAACCTCGCTAAACTCCACCCCCCATccctctatggatttgcctgttgtGGACATAACatatattaatggaatcataaagtTCCCCAGGGCTTCTGGACCCTTTCTTGAATGTCAGTCCCTGGTTCCTCCCACGTTCCCTCTGCTTCCAGGGAGCCTCCAGTCTCAGACTGGCCTTTGCTCACCACAAATGCTGGAAGTTCTGTCAGCCTGTGGTGTCTGCTGTCAGCTCAATATCAAGAGCGTCAAGAGCATGTGTAAATAAAGCCTTGCCTTGCTTTTTGTATTATTCTGAAACATGGCTAATAAAATCCTGCTTCACCCAGAAACGCCATTCCAAGAACAGATGTCCTCCAAGCTGTGGTTTTCCTACCACTCAAGCCCCTCTCCTAAATAGAGTACAGCTGAAGTGGCTCAAGGGGATGGAAGGACCCACAATCAACATGCGACCCAAACCTAGAGTGGAGCAATGACCCGTGCCCGGCATCCAGCCTCCGACTCCTGAGTGGATTTGCATGCATCCCTGCCTGCTGTCTGGATCCTAgtcaggaagggaggaggggggcgggAATGATTAGATGGTGGTGTAGACATGCTTTCCAACTTCGCTTCTACCCcagtttctcttttctgcttaGGAAGGACCTCAGAGGTGTTCAGGCTCTAAGGGGGTTGGTCAGTCACTTGAACATCCAGCACTTTGAGTTGGAATCTCCAAATGCGAGGGTATGATGGATTTTACTTCATCTCTACTTGTCTTTGAAGATTAAATAGGACATAAAGGAGAGGAAGATGTACTTACAATGCAATGGGAAGTTTTAATCCGATGGCCTTTAGACTCTGCAGTTAATGTCctcccctcccaaataaataaggGCAGTGCCAGGCCAACTTCTGCTCCAACACTTCCAGAAAAGACCTGCCAGTTCGGGGCCACGAGACACCGGCTGCTCCAGGCTATGCAAGAAAGTAAGGACCCAAGTATGCTTGAGCTGGTATTTCAGCCCTGGCCTTGGGTCTCCGGTCAGGTGGCTGGagagagattttctttatttatttttttttaattttaggattttatttattcatttgagagagcaagcacaagcagggggacctgcAGGCAgcgggagaaacaggctccccaccaaacaaggagcccgatgcgggactcaatcccaggaccccgggatcaagacctgagccaaaggcagacaactgagccacccaggcacccagagataggttcttttttttttttaattaattgatttatttatttgacagagtgagaaatagcgagagcaggaacacaagcagggggagtgggagagggagaaacaggcctctcacagcagggagcctgacgcggggctcaatcccaggaccctgggaccatgaacccgagccgaaggcagatgcccaacgactgagccacccaggcgcccccagagagaGGTTCTTTAAAAAGAGGCTAGCAACAGTTAACCCAAGGCTGgggccctggctctgctgcttaccAGCCCTGTGATTGATCAGGGGATCTGCCTGAGGTCTCGGGTTGCTGGAGGTACAGCAGAGGCTCCTCCCTCATACAGGTCTCCTGTATGGAGTGGATGGAACATCCATGTGAGGCGCTTGAGTGGTGTCCCACACACGGGAGCACTCAGCACACGGTGGCCCTCGTTCCGTCCAGGTGTTGCCACCCATACACACTGTTGCCCTTGGGAGGAGTCCAGAGGCTCCCTTGGGTCTCATTGCCTCTCAGGAAAGAGCACCCTGACCGGGTTCTGGGTCGGAGCAGTTGAGGAATGTGGGGCACTATTTAGCCTTCTTCCTGTTGTTAGGGCTTTTTTACTCTAGTGTTTGCTTTTTCAGATTACAAAAGCAATATACGATCCAATAGTCTATATTATgggagaatataaaataaagcaactgcccccagcccctgggtaCAGGCTGTGAAGTTGGGGTGCCCACGCACAGCCTCCCACATCACTCCTAAATGGCTTCACGGTCCACCTCCTTGCTTTTGGTCTCACCCCAGCCCTCCATGCCCTGCCGCCTCTCCCAGACCTTGGCACTGGGTGCACATTCGCACCCTGTCCATCTGGGTTGGTTGAGGCAGGTGAAGTGCCTTGGAGAACCAGCCTTTGTCCGTTAGAGGAACATGGGAGTCCCCTCTCTCATGATTTCAAGGATAACAAGAGGTCTTGTCCAACATGCCTCCCCAGACCCCAGTTCCTGGATTCCCTTCCTAGGAGGAGTAGTTCCCTAGGCTGTTAGTTTACTGGATCCTTCCCTTCTgatcagagaggaagaagataCAACAGTGacctgagaggagagagagcagaaaagaATGACGCACAATTGGCTGGCCCCTGACTTTTGCTCAGTGCCACTTCCTTGGGACTCACACAATAGGAAAACCAGCCCCTGCTTTTTAGCCAGACCATTCAGCTTTAATAAGGAGAAGTGGAACTCTATTAACATCTCGGTCTGAAGGCTGCCTGGGGTGGTGCAGATTTtggagacagacctgggttcaaatctagATTCCCTTCCTGACTCTAGTGTGGTATTCAGCAAGCTACTCTATCTTTCTGGACCTCGGGAAAATGGAGCTAAAACCCCCTTGCAGATGActctgaggatgaaatgagctGCTGTGCATCAAGGGCCTGCCACAGGCGAGCACAGGACGTGTCTCCGGGCTCCTCCCTAGGGCCAGAACTGCAGGGTCAGAATCAGGCCCTTGGCAAGGCCGCGTGTGGCCTCAGCCAGGCCCACTCTGAATACACCGTCCGCTCATATgccatttcttcatctttcacAGAGTGCTTTCGTTGTATGGTCCCGCAGACCACAGGGGTGGGAGCTAGCTTGCTTACCTGTGAGAAACATGTCAATATAACATGCTTAGTCAAACTCATCATCTTATTTTACATCTCGatttaggaagaaaggaagacatgGTCTTATGTTTTTCTGTCATTGTTTTACATATGAATGTTGTCCCCCGTTGTGATTATCAATGTCTTGAGGAAAAGGACCGTTTTTGCATATGCCACCTCATTTAATTATTACCATAGCCTTGTGAGGTAATAGTGCTCCTGGGTGACAAGTGAGGAAGACACCCCAGGAGCGGAGGTCAGTGCCCACGGCCGCAGCTGGTAGGAGGCAGAGCAAGCCCAGGACCAGCGTTCCCAGGCTCTGAGTTTGCCTCTTCTGCCGTCTGGGTCCAACCGCTGTGTGGCCTTTGCAATGGCCACAAGCGCCATAGGGCAACAGCACAGAGTGGTTTCAATAGTACTGGCTGTGTCCGTGCTGaaacaaaaactattatttttgtgCAGACTCAATGTTCTGTCAGACTTCACAGCCCCTTtgtgtggttttgttgttgttgttgttttaaaaagacGTTGTTCTCCTCATTCATACATAATTCATTCCTCCGCAGGGACATAAGTCGGAAAGGAGGGCAAAGTATTTGAATAtaagtttctcagtctttcctttgGGAAGTTATTCTTAGAAGGAAATGGGAGTGAAAGCCCCAAGTGTCTGGGGAAATGTCTCTCAGGCTGAGAGCCCACCTGTTAGCTCTGCCTATAGGAGGCCTGCCTAGACACCCCCCAGATCAAGGCCAAAGCCACCCCACCTCCCTGAAGAGTGCCAACCGCCTAGAAGGAAATGGCCAAGTGTACCCACAATGTTAACACAAGCCTATAAAATGATGAGAAATGTCACAGTGACATTTAAGAATTTAGTAAGGAAACCAGGACAGGAAAGATCTTAAAACAAACCACACAGGAAGCTTGTCACAagtttcaagttttttattttcagaacagaggctggttttatttttaaaaagaaaaaggggcggGGGAAACGTGCTCAATGCTAGTGAGGTGCCACTTCCCTTCTTCCAGGCTCTAACTTCCAGCCAGCTCTCTTCCCCAAAAACACATGGACGCAGAACCAGGCCAGGTTATATCAGAACAGCCTTTAGAGGGGGGCCGATCCAACCCCCTTTCACAATCCATAGAGTCAGAGGCTCAGATCAAGGCATGCCTTACTGGTACCCACGTTAGAGGCCAGCAGTCTGAATTCTGAACCTGGGCTATTTTCCTGTGAATCATGAGCCTCAGGAGACAGTGCACCTCCTGTTTATGAGACCCCCCCCCACGGGGAAACATCTCCAGTTTGAACTCCCCACTACAGATGCCcctagaaagcaagaaaaatgaaattttagggGTCGTGTCTCATTTTGAGTGGGGCAAGGAAAGAGTAAAACACTCAAGAAAAAAACACCAGAAGGAAGGGATTGACCCCTGAGCGCAAAGTGCTTGCACCAGATGTTTGAAAGAGAACGTCCAGGGGTGAGTGCGGGGCCCACAGACAGAGCCTGAGCAGGCCCAGCCTCTGCCAGGGCTGGCCCGGGTGCCATCAGTCTCTCGACGTACCTAGGGACGTGGTAGCTCATTGGAACCTATCACAGCCTCCCACCAGAAAACTCAACAGCACTCAGATTTTATAGTCAGTCACTCAGCGGGGGGAGACCACCATCCAAACAGgagaaagggggtggggcaggggccagCCAGGGGCTGGCCATGGCTCAGACACAAAGTCCATTCACAGCCACTGAGATTAGGTAGCAGAGAAACAGAGCAAAgctggagagagatggagaccTGGGGAGCGGTCTGGGCCCAGGACTTTGAGCACACCGAATTCAAAGGGAAAGgatatgggggcggggggagtgcagaggcagaaaaaaaagactagttgCAAAATCCAACCCGCTAATATTGGACCTAGGAGGGTGAGGGGCTGGGAGCACAGATGATACATTGAGCGTAAACATGTTTCCTCCATTGTTCCCCACTGTGACAGTAGGGGAGTTTCAGAAGGACTCTGGTCAAGACATCAGCCCCTCTGTGTATCTACATGGAAGTCTTCTATCAACAAACCCCCAAGAAGTTGGGAGAGAAGGGCCTCAAGTaaaaaactgagacccagaaagcAAAAGTGAGTGCCATCAAAGCTCGTGAGTGACAGTCAAAACTACAATCCATGACTTCTGGTCCTTTGTCTGGGGTTCATTACACCACACAAAGCATACAAAGGGGGGAAGGGCAACAAAAaagcccccaccccatcctatTCTGGGGTGGAGGGAAGTGAGTATTTCCTGGCCTTGCTGCCAACTGTCCTCCTGCACTCTTACCTCCCCTAAAAATACTCACCCTCAAAGATTCCAAGAGTGATGTCCCACATCCAGACTATAGGCGGGCAACCCCTGGGTGTCCCTGGTCATTAATCTCAAAAGAAtgccagggaggaaggcagg
The sequence above is drawn from the Zalophus californianus isolate mZalCal1 chromosome 9, mZalCal1.pri.v2, whole genome shotgun sequence genome and encodes:
- the IL17RA gene encoding interleukin-17 receptor A, which translates into the protein MGTPRRGPPVLLGLPLGRLLLPLLLSGLAPARASPRLLDHPTPVCSQEGLNCAVKNSTCLDDSWIHPRNLTPSSPKDVQVHLDFAQTQHGDLLPVARIRWTLQTDASILFLEGAELSVLQLNTNERLCVKFEFLSKLQHHRKRWHFTFSHFVVEPGQDYEVTVHHLPKPIPDGDPNHQSKNFPVPGCEDPRMRRTTPCVSSGSLWDPNITAETLEAQQLRVSFTLWNESTPYQILLTSFPHTENQSCFHRVLMVPDVRPSLSWPSQPALEDAHRRANVTLTLSDQNWCCRHQVQIQPFFSSCLNDCLRHSISLPCPEIPEAPVSIADYIPLWVYGFITGISILLVGSVILLIVCMTWRLPGSHREKYGNDTKYTDVLPETSLTPPPLKPRKVWIVYSADHPLYVDVVLKFAQFLLTVCGTEVALDLLEEQVISEVGVMTWVGRQKQEMVETNSKIIILCSRGTRAKWQAILGWEEPAVQLRCDRWKPAGDLFTAAMNMILPDFKKPACFGTYIVCYFRDISSESDIPDLFNITSRYPLMDRFEEVYFRIQDLEMFEPGRMHRVGELTGENYLQNPSGWQLKEAVERFREWQVQCPDWFERENLCSADDQDFPSLDEEVFEEPLLPPVRGIIKQKPLVHEPTSEGCLVGDLLVSEEGRGLSRLEPQLQPQGELAAQALQTAVLLVDEVPSAQAVEPVPPAVESSTVGRLAVVGGDEACPLLEGCGPRRNSVLCLPVDSEAPPLCSTPVASPNYVPEDVRQQLEGLMFSLFQQSLSCQAQEGWDRAAVALKDLCTPYEGEQRQSVQSDQGYISRSSPQPPEGLTEMEEEEEEQDLGTSAKQLSAEDLESLRSLQRRLFFQELQKNSGWGGVEPEEP